A region of Thermococcus barossii DNA encodes the following proteins:
- a CDS encoding dihydroorotate dehydrogenase electron transfer subunit: MLERVTLREVWDVARDVKAFRFDKRLEFTAGQFIMAWLPGVGEKPFSLAWRDLIVVKRVGPFTSRLFELAEGDHLWIRGPYGRGFEPEGEKVALLGGGIGIPPLYAFARQYRGIFEGVSLIYGAKSREELALMDIEEYVDEVIITTDDGSAGREGFPTDVLAERKSEFDQVYACGPEPMLKAVLEVMNYENVQVSAERYMKCGIGICGSCNLGKYLVCRDGPVFDGFQLRGLF; the protein is encoded by the coding sequence ATGCTGGAAAGGGTAACCCTTAGGGAAGTCTGGGACGTTGCCAGGGACGTTAAAGCCTTCCGCTTCGATAAGAGGCTCGAATTTACCGCCGGACAGTTCATAATGGCCTGGCTTCCGGGAGTCGGTGAGAAGCCCTTCAGCCTGGCCTGGAGGGACTTGATAGTCGTCAAGCGCGTTGGCCCCTTCACGTCGAGGCTCTTCGAGCTGGCTGAGGGAGACCACCTCTGGATCCGCGGGCCCTACGGCAGGGGCTTCGAGCCAGAGGGGGAAAAGGTAGCGCTCCTCGGCGGCGGCATAGGAATTCCACCACTCTACGCCTTCGCGAGGCAGTACCGGGGGATATTCGAGGGAGTGAGCCTGATATACGGTGCGAAAAGCCGGGAGGAGCTTGCGCTGATGGACATTGAAGAGTACGTGGACGAGGTGATAATCACCACCGACGATGGCTCCGCTGGCAGAGAGGGCTTCCCAACGGACGTGCTGGCGGAGAGAAAGAGCGAGTTTGACCAGGTCTACGCCTGCGGTCCGGAGCCGATGCTCAAAGCGGTGCTGGAGGTTATGAACTACGAGAACGTCCAGGTTTCGGCGGAGCGCTACATGAAGTGCGGGATAGGTATCTGCGGCTCCTGTAACCTCGGAAAGTACCTCGTCTGCCGCGACGGGCCGGTTTTCGACGGCTTCCAGCTCAGGGGATTGTTCTGA
- a CDS encoding dihydroorotase, whose translation MYDFVLRGRLLKDGKVIEGSVGVLDGKISRISLGELKGEEEIKIGRGNIILPGLIDVHVHLRDFKQRRKETVETGTMAALHGGITVVFDMPNTDPPVIDSETFRRRAELFARKSYADYALGFLMNGNCTEARRANADFYKIFMGASTGGIFSEDFESDYSCSPGVVSVHAEDAEIISSNPERPPEAEVRAINRALNVAEKLKKPLNVCHVSTTGGIEAILRRDLPWVSFEVTPHHLFLTRNDYKKNPLLRVYPPLKDEEHRRALWENLSRIPIIASDHAPHTLEDKKSGVAGIPGLETEVALLLDAVNRGMMSVFDIVEKMHTNPIRTFGIRNKGFEVGRDADFTVVDLKREWKVKPEEFYTKAKWSPWEGRTLRGKVVMTILRGKIVMEEDEIVGKPEGVRINAGKGNP comes from the coding sequence ATGTACGACTTCGTCTTAAGAGGGCGGCTCTTAAAGGATGGGAAAGTGATAGAAGGAAGCGTAGGCGTTCTTGATGGAAAAATTTCTCGAATATCCCTCGGTGAATTAAAAGGAGAAGAAGAGATTAAGATCGGCCGTGGGAACATCATCCTCCCGGGACTCATAGACGTTCACGTCCACCTGAGGGACTTCAAACAAAGAAGAAAGGAAACCGTGGAAACCGGTACGATGGCTGCCCTGCACGGGGGGATAACGGTCGTCTTTGACATGCCCAACACGGATCCGCCAGTGATTGATTCCGAGACATTTCGAAGGCGGGCAGAGCTTTTCGCCAGAAAATCCTACGCCGACTACGCTCTAGGCTTTCTCATGAACGGTAACTGCACCGAGGCCAGAAGGGCCAATGCCGACTTTTACAAGATATTCATGGGTGCATCAACGGGCGGAATCTTTTCGGAGGACTTTGAGTCGGACTACTCCTGCTCTCCGGGCGTCGTTAGCGTCCACGCCGAGGACGCCGAGATCATCTCCTCAAACCCAGAGAGACCACCTGAGGCCGAGGTAAGGGCAATAAACAGGGCCCTGAACGTGGCGGAAAAATTGAAAAAGCCCCTCAACGTCTGCCACGTATCAACCACCGGCGGAATCGAAGCGATACTGCGGAGAGACCTACCCTGGGTGAGCTTCGAAGTTACCCCTCACCACCTCTTTCTGACTAGGAATGACTACAAGAAAAACCCGCTTCTCAGGGTTTACCCGCCCCTGAAGGACGAGGAGCACAGGAGGGCCCTCTGGGAGAACCTCTCGCGGATTCCGATAATAGCCAGCGACCACGCACCCCATACGCTGGAGGACAAGAAATCTGGGGTGGCGGGGATACCGGGACTGGAAACGGAGGTGGCGCTTCTCCTCGACGCCGTGAACAGGGGAATGATGAGCGTCTTCGACATCGTTGAGAAGATGCATACCAACCCGATTAGAACATTTGGAATAAGAAACAAGGGGTTCGAGGTCGGGAGGGATGCAGATTTTACCGTGGTGGACCTCAAAAGGGAATGGAAGGTAAAGCCGGAGGAGTTCTACACCAAAGCAAAGTGGAGCCCCTGGGAGGGAAGAACGCTAAGGGGGAAGGTCGTGATGACGATTCTCCGCGGGAAAATCGTGATGGAGGAAGATGAAATCGTGGGAAAGCCGGAGGGGGTCAGGATAAATGCTGGAAAGGGTAACCCTTAG
- a CDS encoding ABC transporter substrate-binding protein yields MLFSIFSVHAVSAADYTPKDIPLNSDEAKARFKADLQWYLKYGHFVISNGPYMLVMYSPENLYLKLEKFTGPRKIFTDTLPKDGYADVIEYQGVQNPENVILQIAKGEYDLGMFSFPAGKYQGLGEDVLANLNLYKSASSYNELTFNTYHDPDKDAPLVTVGDKVYFNPFAIRQVRFAMNWLISRDYIVQNIYQGSGAPMLGCIRPSHPADKYFEPVYKALGLSGAGNEELALKIIGNAMQEAAQEVAKYGHTLEKKEGMWYFDGEPVEVKFIIRIEDERHEIGLYVADLLEKKVGFKVDRLEWDRQKAGQVVFAKPPSNYEWNIYTGGWGTSGIPSVWIDDYTAWFYAAWYGYVPGAVDPKHINTVTVEDALKYLGDGDVDAGLQKIGTTYYKSADSLGPMLKWTEEELTYLLTYFTTKGAKGTPYIHDDLIPDEPIKITNADQYWDLQKISMLIGILESERVFLIETWEFYPANKQRVVKITPEASTGIGQRWSIMTAETPDKHLKIAQFASTGAMFMSAFNPVGGLSDVYSVRVWNLIRDYGATTNFDGIVSPYRCKWELERGEFTVPDDAVIYNQTQGWIPANAGQKAVVKVKVTCDFGEWHNGVKGNIDDLKYYIAFLYTWAYQDGADDPYYDSSLGGTAGTLSNILGWQWTDDGYVVYGTYEHPLADDMTAGFYVFYPQLPWELYWAMGELVAKSKEYGIDKTYSFSSGAEGVLWLDLLTKEHVDDLAKVMLKISGLTWDDITSTTTTTTSSETGPTVTTPSETTTTTTPSGGGNTTTYVVVGLVIIIIAAAAWYFTKKK; encoded by the coding sequence ATGCTGTTTAGTATTTTTTCAGTCCATGCAGTTAGTGCAGCGGACTACACTCCAAAGGACATTCCGCTGAATAGCGACGAGGCCAAGGCCCGCTTTAAGGCCGACCTCCAGTGGTACCTCAAGTACGGCCACTTCGTCATCAGCAACGGCCCGTACATGCTCGTCATGTACTCTCCGGAGAACCTCTACCTCAAGCTTGAGAAGTTTACTGGCCCGAGGAAGATATTCACCGACACCCTTCCAAAGGACGGTTACGCCGACGTTATTGAGTACCAGGGTGTCCAGAACCCTGAGAACGTTATCCTCCAGATCGCCAAGGGCGAGTACGACCTCGGAATGTTCTCGTTCCCCGCAGGAAAGTACCAGGGTCTCGGTGAGGACGTTCTCGCCAACCTCAACCTGTACAAGAGCGCCAGCTCGTACAACGAGCTGACCTTCAACACCTACCACGACCCGGACAAGGACGCCCCCCTCGTCACCGTGGGTGACAAGGTCTACTTCAACCCGTTCGCCATCAGGCAGGTCAGGTTCGCCATGAACTGGCTCATCAGCAGGGACTACATCGTCCAGAACATCTACCAGGGTAGCGGTGCCCCGATGCTCGGATGCATAAGGCCCAGCCACCCCGCCGACAAGTACTTCGAGCCCGTTTACAAGGCCCTTGGTCTCAGCGGTGCCGGCAACGAGGAGCTTGCTCTCAAGATAATCGGCAACGCTATGCAGGAGGCAGCCCAGGAAGTTGCCAAGTACGGACACACCCTCGAGAAGAAGGAGGGAATGTGGTACTTCGACGGCGAGCCGGTTGAGGTCAAGTTCATCATCCGTATCGAGGACGAGAGGCACGAGATTGGTCTCTACGTTGCCGACCTCCTTGAGAAGAAGGTTGGCTTCAAGGTTGACAGGCTTGAGTGGGACAGGCAGAAGGCCGGTCAGGTCGTCTTCGCCAAGCCGCCGAGCAACTACGAGTGGAACATCTACACCGGTGGATGGGGTACCAGCGGTATCCCGAGCGTCTGGATTGACGACTACACAGCTTGGTTCTACGCCGCCTGGTACGGCTACGTCCCCGGCGCCGTTGATCCGAAGCACATAAACACCGTCACTGTTGAGGATGCTCTCAAGTACCTTGGAGACGGTGACGTTGATGCAGGACTCCAGAAGATCGGAACCACCTACTACAAGAGCGCCGACAGCCTCGGCCCGATGCTCAAGTGGACCGAGGAGGAGCTCACCTACCTGCTGACCTACTTCACCACCAAGGGCGCCAAGGGCACCCCGTACATCCACGACGACCTCATTCCGGACGAGCCGATCAAGATAACCAACGCTGACCAGTACTGGGACCTCCAGAAGATCAGCATGCTCATTGGAATCCTCGAGAGCGAGAGGGTCTTCCTCATTGAGACCTGGGAGTTCTACCCGGCCAACAAGCAGAGGGTTGTTAAGATTACCCCCGAGGCCAGCACCGGTATCGGCCAGCGCTGGAGCATCATGACTGCCGAGACCCCGGACAAGCACCTTAAGATCGCCCAGTTCGCTTCAACCGGTGCCATGTTCATGAGCGCCTTCAACCCGGTCGGCGGTCTGAGTGACGTTTACAGTGTCCGTGTCTGGAACCTCATCAGGGACTACGGTGCCACCACGAACTTCGACGGTATCGTCAGCCCGTACAGGTGCAAGTGGGAGCTCGAGCGCGGTGAGTTTACCGTTCCGGACGATGCCGTCATCTACAACCAGACTCAGGGCTGGATCCCAGCCAACGCTGGTCAGAAGGCCGTCGTCAAGGTCAAGGTCACCTGTGACTTCGGCGAGTGGCACAACGGCGTTAAGGGTAACATCGACGACCTCAAGTACTACATAGCCTTCCTCTACACCTGGGCCTACCAGGACGGTGCCGACGACCCGTACTACGACAGCTCACTCGGTGGAACCGCTGGAACGCTCTCCAACATACTCGGCTGGCAGTGGACCGACGACGGCTACGTCGTTTACGGTACCTACGAGCACCCGCTGGCCGACGACATGACCGCTGGCTTCTACGTGTTCTACCCACAGCTCCCGTGGGAGCTCTACTGGGCCATGGGTGAGCTCGTCGCCAAGAGCAAGGAGTACGGCATCGACAAGACCTACTCCTTCAGCAGCGGTGCCGAGGGTGTCCTCTGGCTCGACCTCCTGACCAAGGAGCACGTCGACGACCTCGCCAAGGTCATGCTGAAGATCTCAGGCCTCACCTGGGATGACATAACCAGCACTACCACCACAACGACCTCAAGCGAGACCGGGCCGACAGTCACCACGCCGAGTGAAACCACGACCACCACGACCCCGAGCGGCGGAGGCAACACGACCACCTACGTCGTCGTTGGCCTGGTGATAATCATCATAGCCGCGGCCGCCTGGTACTTCACCAAGAAGAAGTGA
- a CDS encoding ABC transporter permease, whose amino-acid sequence MGYLKYLVFRILNAILVLLIVTFIISALFVKVAEESNRSKMYEELMQWERTEGAKIKQSQGLEAFEKAKAEKQASLEEKYELNIPYWQKVYRKSIRTLKLDFGTTSMPIFGTNSVSDIIKVAVPRSILLFTTATIIVIILGIFLGVRAARHAGSVFDRGLSIFALLTYSLPMWWTGMMFLLIFAFKLGWFPLSSMFDPQLTGWEHVKDVLWKLALPVFTYVFVVFGGWAWTTRNIMIGTLQEDFIMAARAKGVPEHKIIYGHALRAAAPPIVTMIIFALLGSLGGAIISELVFNYPGMGRLYWVALQQNETNLLIGLTYFFTVLYLAGVVLADMVYGFLDPRVKVGASAKM is encoded by the coding sequence ATGGGGTATCTAAAGTACCTGGTGTTTAGGATCCTGAACGCCATTCTCGTTCTACTGATAGTGACGTTTATTATCTCGGCGCTCTTCGTCAAGGTCGCCGAGGAGAGCAACCGCTCCAAGATGTACGAGGAACTGATGCAATGGGAACGAACGGAAGGTGCTAAAATCAAGCAGAGCCAGGGTTTAGAGGCCTTTGAAAAGGCCAAAGCCGAAAAACAGGCATCTCTTGAGGAGAAGTACGAGCTGAACATTCCATACTGGCAGAAGGTTTACAGAAAGTCCATTCGTACCCTAAAACTCGATTTTGGAACAACGAGCATGCCTATCTTCGGAACTAATAGTGTCTCTGACATTATCAAGGTAGCCGTTCCAAGGAGTATTCTGCTCTTCACAACCGCGACAATAATTGTTATCATTCTGGGTATCTTCTTGGGCGTTAGGGCGGCAAGGCACGCGGGCAGTGTCTTCGACAGGGGACTGTCAATCTTTGCACTGCTCACCTACAGCCTGCCGATGTGGTGGACCGGAATGATGTTCCTCCTGATATTTGCATTCAAGCTTGGCTGGTTCCCGCTCAGTTCAATGTTCGATCCGCAGCTCACCGGATGGGAGCACGTTAAGGATGTCCTCTGGAAGCTTGCCCTTCCTGTGTTCACCTACGTCTTCGTCGTCTTTGGTGGCTGGGCCTGGACTACCAGGAACATCATGATAGGCACCCTCCAGGAGGACTTCATCATGGCCGCCAGAGCCAAGGGTGTTCCCGAGCACAAGATTATCTACGGACACGCTCTCCGTGCCGCTGCCCCGCCGATAGTCACCATGATCATCTTCGCCCTCCTCGGTTCGCTCGGCGGTGCCATCATCAGTGAGCTCGTCTTCAACTACCCGGGAATGGGCAGGCTCTACTGGGTCGCCCTTCAGCAGAACGAGACCAACCTCCTCATAGGCCTGACGTACTTCTTCACGGTGCTCTACCTTGCGGGAGTCGTCCTCGCCGACATGGTCTACGGATTCCTCGACCCGCGTGTCAAGGTCGGTGCTTCCGCCAAGATGTGA
- a CDS encoding ABC transporter permease produces MRWVDVKEGFKEFLEEFKREKTGIAGVILLVILVLVALTAPYTTMPDLPEKWRSSAYWEDNPKNVPPTWYNMFTSQKLVPQEVYYANDLKISHPSDTLTVIEADYLFPEKHILGPQGIIIRGLNVTLNAPSKAPTMDVYLLRPDGKTIPLLTNKQLSSGTTISIGRDSTISTNVYIWLVNVTEGREITMFEVPLETILISDMVAPMFAKVEPGMNVSDIIANPQPLHGQYKLILKINNPAPKYNQVIYDNLKVTFLGRSYGTMGTDYLGRDLWAGIIWGSRVSLTIGILVSVLSTVIGLIYGVTSAYLGGNSDEIMMRINEIFASIPSLPILILIGATLGHVTLWFIVLLLVIFGWMGIARIARSMALQIKEQTYIEAAKALGAGNGRIIFKHILPQLLPYAFAVIALSVPGAVIAEASLSFLGIGDPSAVTWGQILNAAQAQSATTKGYWWWVLPPGLGIAVVGLTFVLIGTALDKILNPRLRRL; encoded by the coding sequence ATGAGATGGGTCGACGTCAAAGAAGGATTTAAGGAATTCCTTGAAGAGTTTAAGAGGGAGAAGACCGGTATAGCCGGCGTCATTCTCCTTGTCATTCTTGTCCTGGTCGCACTCACGGCACCGTACACCACTATGCCTGACCTCCCTGAGAAGTGGAGGAGTTCAGCCTACTGGGAGGACAATCCGAAGAACGTTCCTCCCACCTGGTACAACATGTTCACTTCCCAGAAGCTCGTTCCCCAGGAGGTTTACTATGCCAACGACCTTAAGATCAGCCACCCGAGCGATACCCTAACCGTGATAGAGGCGGACTACCTCTTCCCCGAAAAGCACATCCTTGGACCCCAGGGAATCATCATTAGAGGTCTGAACGTCACGCTCAACGCTCCTTCCAAAGCGCCTACCATGGATGTGTACCTTCTCAGGCCCGATGGAAAGACCATCCCGCTCCTCACCAACAAGCAGCTCAGCTCGGGCACCACTATCTCCATCGGCAGGGACAGTACCATTTCAACCAACGTGTACATATGGCTCGTGAACGTTACTGAGGGAAGGGAGATAACGATGTTCGAGGTACCCCTTGAAACAATCCTCATCAGCGACATGGTTGCTCCGATGTTCGCCAAGGTTGAGCCGGGAATGAACGTGAGTGACATAATAGCCAACCCGCAGCCACTTCACGGCCAGTACAAGCTCATACTCAAGATTAACAACCCTGCTCCTAAGTACAATCAGGTCATCTACGATAACCTTAAGGTCACCTTCCTCGGCAGGAGCTATGGAACGATGGGTACCGACTACCTCGGCAGGGATCTATGGGCCGGAATCATCTGGGGTAGCAGGGTTTCACTGACGATAGGTATACTCGTTTCAGTCCTCAGCACGGTTATAGGCCTAATCTACGGAGTCACTAGTGCATACCTCGGAGGAAACTCCGACGAGATCATGATGCGTATCAACGAGATATTCGCCTCAATTCCGAGCCTGCCGATACTTATCCTCATTGGAGCCACCCTCGGCCACGTTACCCTCTGGTTCATAGTACTGCTGCTGGTCATCTTCGGATGGATGGGAATAGCCAGGATTGCGAGAAGTATGGCCCTCCAGATCAAGGAGCAGACGTACATCGAGGCGGCCAAGGCCCTCGGAGCGGGCAACGGAAGGATTATCTTCAAGCACATCCTCCCGCAGCTACTGCCGTACGCCTTCGCTGTCATAGCACTCAGCGTTCCGGGTGCGGTTATAGCCGAGGCTTCGCTGAGCTTTCTTGGTATAGGTGATCCAAGCGCGGTAACGTGGGGACAGATACTCAACGCGGCACAGGCGCAATCGGCGACCACCAAGGGCTACTGGTGGTGGGTCCTTCCGCCCGGACTTGGGATAGCCGTCGTCGGCCTTACCTTCGTCCTCATCGGTACGGCCCTCGATAAGATACTCAACCCGAGACTCAGGAGGCTGTGA
- a CDS encoding ABC transporter ATP-binding protein, translating into MAKNVLEVKDLKMYYFTSKGVVKAVDNISFNLRKGEVLGLAGESGCGKSSLGFTLMGMPTPPGKIVSGSVKIDGREIVGLPEDVLRKEIRWQKISMIFQGAMNALNPVYTVGYQMTEPLILHKGMSKEEALDRAQKYLELVGLDPEIVYRYPHELSGGMKQRVIIATALLLEPEVVIADEPTTALDVVVQAQIINLMKKLKKELGLSMIFITHDLSILAEISDRVAIMYAGKIVEIGDSEKVYYEPAHPYTQKLLAAIPRLHEDVEKLEFIPGQPPNLITPPKGCRFHPRCPYAMQVCKEQEPELKEVDKDHYAACWLL; encoded by the coding sequence ATGGCTAAGAACGTGCTTGAAGTTAAAGACCTCAAGATGTATTACTTCACCAGCAAGGGTGTCGTCAAGGCCGTCGACAACATATCCTTCAACCTCAGAAAGGGTGAAGTGCTGGGACTTGCCGGTGAGAGCGGATGCGGCAAGTCCTCCCTTGGTTTTACCCTTATGGGAATGCCGACTCCTCCTGGCAAGATAGTCAGTGGAAGCGTGAAGATTGACGGCAGGGAGATAGTCGGCCTTCCCGAGGACGTTCTCAGGAAAGAGATTCGCTGGCAGAAAATTTCGATGATATTCCAGGGTGCGATGAACGCCCTCAACCCCGTTTACACTGTCGGCTACCAGATGACCGAGCCACTCATACTTCACAAGGGAATGAGCAAGGAAGAAGCCCTCGACAGAGCCCAGAAGTACCTCGAACTCGTCGGCCTCGACCCAGAGATAGTCTACCGCTACCCACATGAGCTCTCTGGTGGCATGAAGCAGCGTGTCATCATCGCAACGGCACTCCTCCTTGAGCCAGAAGTCGTCATTGCCGACGAGCCGACAACGGCACTCGACGTGGTTGTTCAGGCCCAGATCATCAACCTCATGAAGAAGCTGAAGAAGGAACTCGGTCTCTCGATGATATTCATCACTCACGACCTCAGCATCCTGGCCGAGATCAGCGACAGGGTTGCGATAATGTACGCGGGTAAGATAGTTGAGATAGGCGACAGCGAGAAGGTTTACTATGAGCCGGCCCATCCCTACACCCAGAAGCTCCTCGCGGCAATACCGAGGCTCCATGAGGACGTTGAAAAGCTGGAGTTCATCCCAGGACAGCCGCCCAACCTCATCACGCCGCCGAAGGGATGCCGCTTCCACCCGAGGTGCCCCTACGCGATGCAGGTTTGTAAGGAGCAGGAACCCGAGCTGAAGGAAGTTGATAAGGACCACTACGCCGCATGCTGGCTGCTGTGA
- a CDS encoding ABC transporter ATP-binding protein yields the protein MAEPILKVENLKKYFPIKRGFIDTIKGAPQKKVHAVDGISFEIYKQQVFALVGESGCGKSTTGKLIVKLLEPTDGRIYLEGKDVTNISTKEEILDYRRHVQIIFQDPFSSMNPRFRIFDILEEPLLIHGIGETKAEREELIYKALEMVKITPPEDYVGRFPHMLSGGQRQRVAIARALILNPTFIVADEPVSMLDVSIRAEILELMKELKEKMGVTYLYITHDMSTARYFADWMAVMYLGRIVEMGPVEKVIDNPLHPYTRALLAAVPEPKPERRNIIKELPIRGEVPNAVDIPPGCRFHPRCIYAQKGLCDTKHPQLVEYEHNHWAECHLVGKY from the coding sequence ATGGCCGAGCCGATACTTAAAGTTGAAAATCTGAAGAAGTACTTCCCGATCAAGAGGGGATTCATAGACACCATCAAGGGCGCTCCGCAGAAGAAGGTACACGCGGTGGACGGCATCAGCTTTGAGATATATAAACAGCAGGTCTTTGCCCTCGTCGGTGAGAGCGGCTGTGGAAAGTCAACCACCGGAAAGCTGATCGTCAAGCTCCTGGAACCGACGGACGGCAGGATATACTTGGAGGGCAAGGATGTCACGAACATCAGCACCAAGGAAGAGATACTTGACTACAGAAGGCACGTGCAGATAATCTTTCAGGACCCGTTCAGCTCGATGAACCCTCGCTTCAGGATATTCGACATCCTCGAGGAACCGCTCCTCATACACGGCATAGGCGAAACCAAGGCCGAACGCGAGGAGCTCATATACAAGGCCCTTGAGATGGTCAAGATAACCCCGCCAGAGGACTACGTCGGCAGGTTCCCGCACATGCTCTCCGGCGGTCAGAGGCAGCGTGTCGCCATAGCAAGGGCCCTCATCCTCAACCCGACCTTCATCGTTGCCGACGAGCCGGTCTCGATGCTTGACGTGTCCATCCGTGCCGAAATCCTTGAACTGATGAAGGAACTGAAAGAGAAGATGGGCGTTACCTACCTCTACATTACCCACGACATGTCCACGGCAAGGTACTTCGCCGACTGGATGGCGGTCATGTACCTCGGAAGGATAGTCGAGATGGGGCCGGTCGAGAAGGTCATCGACAACCCGCTTCACCCGTACACGAGGGCCCTCCTGGCAGCCGTTCCGGAACCCAAACCGGAGCGCAGGAACATCATCAAGGAGCTACCGATCAGGGGTGAGGTGCCCAACGCCGTTGATATCCCTCCGGGATGCCGCTTCCACCCGAGGTGCATCTACGCCCAGAAGGGACTCTGCGACACCAAGCACCCGCAGCTCGTCGAGTACGAGCACAACCACTGGGCAGAGTGCCACCTCGTCGGCAAGTACTGA